The following are encoded in a window of Roseivirga misakiensis genomic DNA:
- a CDS encoding NUDIX hydrolase — protein sequence MRIYIKDTPLRIKRPDQIKDKTFFDEVIQEEDLLINEKKFRGNMLIRNADRNAIKSILFILHNKKIKGLESVTVVTAYYDETIDYIKSKFKIIKAGGGVVYKDGKVLMIHRLGKWDLPKGKIEGDETFRMGAQREVEEECNVTVEVLDKVCTTWHTYTKGQKSILKKTVWYQMDCLDDSKMKPQIEEGIDEVRWMNKKEIDVAKYNAYQSIQHVYNKFLKKLMLHKS from the coding sequence ATGAGGATATACATTAAGGACACCCCGCTCAGAATCAAGAGACCCGATCAAATTAAGGACAAAACCTTTTTTGATGAAGTTATCCAAGAGGAAGACCTTTTGATTAACGAAAAGAAATTTCGTGGTAACATGCTTATTCGAAATGCCGATCGAAATGCCATAAAGAGTATTCTCTTCATTCTTCACAATAAGAAAATTAAAGGTCTTGAATCCGTCACAGTTGTGACTGCCTACTATGACGAGACCATTGACTACATAAAAAGTAAGTTTAAGATTATAAAAGCAGGCGGCGGCGTAGTATACAAAGACGGTAAAGTTCTAATGATCCATCGTTTAGGTAAATGGGACCTACCGAAAGGAAAAATCGAAGGTGATGAGACTTTCAGAATGGGGGCTCAGCGCGAAGTAGAAGAGGAGTGTAATGTTACTGTCGAAGTTTTAGATAAGGTTTGCACTACTTGGCATACTTATACAAAGGGCCAAAAGAGTATTCTGAAAAAGACGGTTTGGTACCAAATGGACTGTTTGGACGATAGTAAAATGAAACCGCAGATAGAAGAGGGTATCGATGAAGTGCGGTGGATGAATAAAAAGGAGATCGACGTGGCCAAATACAACGCCTATCAGTCAATTCAGCACGTTTATAATAAGTTCCTTAAGAAGCTAATGCTTCACAAATCGTAA
- the coaD gene encoding pantetheine-phosphate adenylyltransferase, with product MKRIAVFPGSFDPFTKGHEDIVRRGLKLFDEIVIAIGYNSQKANRYFEIKYMEEKINQTFQGTPEVSVLVYNELTAQISDKLGASHILRGLRNTTDFEYENSISQVNRDLNADLETVFLITSPELAALNSSIIREVHRYGGNVDKYLPYDL from the coding sequence ATGAAGAGAATTGCCGTTTTCCCGGGCTCATTCGACCCTTTTACTAAAGGCCATGAGGATATTGTTAGGAGAGGTCTAAAATTATTTGACGAAATAGTCATTGCCATTGGCTACAACAGTCAAAAAGCGAATCGGTATTTCGAAATAAAGTACATGGAGGAGAAAATCAACCAGACCTTCCAAGGTACGCCAGAAGTATCTGTATTAGTTTATAATGAATTGACTGCCCAGATTTCCGATAAGTTGGGAGCTAGTCATATTCTACGTGGACTCAGAAATACTACTGACTTCGAGTATGAAAACAGTATTTCTCAAGTGAATCGAGATTTAAATGCTGATTTAGAAACGGTATTCTTGATTACATCGCCAGAATTAGCGGCTCTGAATTCTTCTATTATTCGCGAAGTGCATCGCTATGGCGGGAATGTAGATAAATACTTGCCTTACGATTTGTGA
- a CDS encoding DUF3822 family protein: MRSTTTQEIISIKDERLDIDRIGQYRLSFFISEDACEISIFDIQKKQLLLFENRPFDQELNTVENLQAIYDDHILVPAGFWKEIHVFFRNKKFSLIPFPVFDKKHLSAYVRLNEPTDPNTDDYHFKILDELGMTVAFGYPAAVKDWFKTSYPRTALYFNHQSIAYLNGIKNQLRTKANNSLYMSLNASGVQIAGFNLSRLAIYNQFHFSEAKQLVKLALLTAQQFSDAGQAIPLLVHGTKDQVEAYMPTLRKFFSNVELGQRPSGLMIHPVFNELESYEYFDVLSNL, translated from the coding sequence GTGCGTTCTACGACCACGCAAGAAATCATATCTATTAAAGACGAAAGATTGGATATTGACCGAATTGGTCAATATCGTCTTTCGTTTTTTATTTCTGAGGATGCTTGTGAGATATCGATATTTGATATTCAGAAGAAGCAGCTTCTTCTCTTTGAGAATCGACCATTTGACCAGGAGCTCAATACGGTAGAGAATTTACAAGCTATCTATGATGATCATATCCTAGTACCTGCGGGTTTCTGGAAGGAAATACACGTCTTTTTCAGAAATAAGAAATTCTCTTTAATCCCCTTTCCGGTTTTCGATAAAAAGCATTTATCGGCATATGTAAGGTTAAATGAGCCTACGGACCCAAATACTGACGATTACCATTTCAAAATTCTAGACGAACTTGGGATGACCGTTGCCTTTGGTTACCCCGCGGCAGTCAAAGACTGGTTCAAAACTAGTTACCCTCGGACAGCGCTTTACTTCAACCATCAGAGTATTGCTTATTTAAATGGTATTAAAAATCAGCTGAGAACTAAAGCAAATAATAGTCTATACATGTCGCTCAATGCGAGTGGCGTACAAATTGCTGGCTTCAATTTAAGCCGATTGGCCATCTATAATCAGTTCCATTTTTCTGAAGCCAAACAGCTTGTTAAGTTGGCACTGCTTACAGCCCAGCAATTTAGCGATGCTGGCCAGGCCATTCCTTTATTAGTACATGGCACAAAAGATCAAGTTGAGGCGTATATGCCTACCCTTCGTAAATTCTTCAGCAACGTAGAGCTCGGTCAAAGACCTTCTGGACTTATGATTCACCCGGTTTTTAACGAACTAGAATCTTACGAGTACTTCGACGTATTATCTAACCTTTAA
- a CDS encoding NUDIX domain-containing protein produces MANLDAKISEVYGKKLRVRVCGICIRDEKILLVHHKSLGKTGSLWAPPGGGMEYGESASEALKREYKEETGLTIEVDRFLFVHEYLDPPLHGIELFFLVRTNNDAPILGEDPEMEKNNQIITSVGFYDLKALIREKKKSLHYVLQHAEDIDTLINLKGYFKFH; encoded by the coding sequence ATGGCCAATTTAGATGCTAAGATTTCAGAAGTTTATGGCAAAAAGCTCCGTGTCAGAGTATGCGGTATTTGTATTAGGGACGAGAAGATCCTGCTCGTTCACCACAAATCCTTAGGGAAAACTGGCTCACTGTGGGCGCCCCCTGGCGGTGGTATGGAATATGGCGAAAGTGCCAGCGAGGCTTTAAAAAGAGAGTACAAGGAAGAGACTGGATTAACGATAGAAGTTGATCGCTTTTTGTTTGTTCATGAGTACCTTGATCCACCCCTGCATGGCATAGAACTTTTCTTCCTAGTCCGCACAAATAATGATGCCCCCATTCTTGGTGAAGATCCCGAAATGGAAAAAAATAATCAAATCATAACAAGTGTTGGATTCTATGACCTGAAGGCACTTATTCGAGAAAAAAAGAAAAGTTTACACTATGTACTGCAGCATGCCGAGGACATCGATACGTTGATTAATCTAAAAGGTTATTTCAAATTTCATTAA
- a CDS encoding PaaI family thioesterase translates to MVKVFNPQFKSRIEKFLERQHFMKLVGFELTEISEGRTEGWLDLGLQHQQQTGLVHGGVTATLADIVAGFAACTVVKEDQHVVTGEIKISYFAPGKGQKLYAKGWVVKQGKKMSFCEAEVWSVDGDKKTLIAKATTSMVTIFPEDMSKRES, encoded by the coding sequence ATGGTAAAGGTATTTAATCCTCAATTTAAGTCAAGAATTGAGAAGTTTCTTGAAAGGCAACACTTTATGAAGCTCGTTGGTTTTGAGCTAACGGAGATCAGTGAAGGAAGAACCGAGGGTTGGTTAGATTTAGGATTGCAACATCAACAACAGACAGGTTTAGTGCATGGAGGCGTTACTGCCACGTTAGCCGATATTGTTGCAGGTTTTGCGGCTTGTACAGTCGTAAAGGAAGATCAGCACGTGGTTACTGGTGAAATAAAGATATCATATTTCGCCCCAGGGAAAGGCCAAAAGCTGTATGCAAAAGGTTGGGTAGTAAAACAAGGTAAGAAAATGAGTTTTTGTGAAGCTGAGGTATGGTCAGTCGATGGTGATAAAAAGACCCTAATCGCAAAGGCTACCACGAGCATGGTAACCATCTTTCCCGAAGACATGTCAAAAAGGGAGTCATAA
- a CDS encoding ATP-dependent DNA helicase, whose translation MAKPSEILSSKFPFEPTKGQKDLFHLFDDFLINEKLHKPTLVLRGYAGTGKTTVVGAIVKTLPFFNFKYVLMAPTGRAAKVMAGYTNRTAFTIHKKVFQQTAEPGGGLVFKRQNNYHKNTLFIIDEASMISDKADYGRNGLLTDLLDYVFSQDGNRLLLIGDVAQLPPVGSLESPALERDFLAQSFGVDVNALELREVMRQAQESGILFNATNLRNQLLEEKAIIKLATSRFKDTFKMTAERLEDGLRYAYDKYGTENAVIICRSNKNAVQYNQYIRRAIQFREDELEAGDHLMIVRNNYHFLPESSAAGFLANGDFVEVLKIIRFEEYYGLRFVDLRLQLLDYPDQEPFEAKVILDTIYSPEASLNDAAYKRLYEEVTSEYEDLPTKTERIKAIKKNPYLNALQVKFSYALTCHKSQGGQWDAVFVDQGYLTEEMVDHEYIRWLYTAVTRATKELFLVNFHPRFY comes from the coding sequence TTGGCAAAACCATCTGAAATACTGAGCAGTAAATTCCCTTTTGAACCCACTAAAGGGCAAAAAGATCTTTTTCATCTTTTCGATGATTTCCTGATTAACGAAAAGCTTCACAAACCTACATTAGTGCTTAGAGGCTATGCCGGTACTGGAAAAACGACAGTAGTTGGTGCTATCGTAAAAACGCTGCCATTTTTCAATTTCAAGTATGTATTGATGGCGCCCACTGGGCGAGCAGCGAAAGTGATGGCAGGCTATACCAATAGAACGGCCTTTACTATTCATAAAAAGGTGTTTCAGCAAACCGCCGAACCAGGAGGAGGCCTAGTCTTTAAACGACAAAATAACTATCATAAGAATACACTCTTTATTATAGATGAAGCTTCCATGATTTCCGATAAGGCTGATTATGGTAGAAATGGCCTGCTCACCGATCTTCTTGACTACGTTTTTTCACAAGATGGGAATCGCCTATTGCTTATTGGCGATGTAGCACAGCTACCTCCAGTAGGATCACTCGAAAGTCCAGCTTTAGAACGTGATTTTCTGGCACAATCTTTCGGAGTCGATGTAAACGCTTTAGAACTCCGCGAAGTCATGCGGCAAGCACAAGAGTCAGGTATTTTGTTCAACGCCACCAATCTCCGAAATCAGCTTTTAGAGGAGAAAGCGATCATTAAGTTAGCTACTTCGCGCTTTAAGGACACCTTCAAAATGACGGCCGAAAGGTTGGAAGATGGGCTCAGGTATGCTTATGATAAATATGGGACTGAAAACGCTGTAATTATTTGCAGGAGTAACAAAAATGCGGTCCAATACAACCAATATATTAGGCGAGCAATACAGTTTCGGGAAGATGAACTCGAAGCAGGCGATCACTTAATGATCGTTCGGAACAACTATCACTTCCTACCCGAGAGCTCCGCAGCAGGTTTTTTGGCAAATGGAGATTTTGTTGAGGTTTTAAAAATCATTCGATTTGAAGAGTATTACGGGCTTAGGTTTGTGGACTTAAGGCTCCAATTATTAGACTACCCCGATCAAGAACCGTTTGAGGCCAAGGTGATTCTAGATACAATTTACTCTCCCGAAGCTTCCTTAAACGATGCTGCTTACAAGCGGCTTTATGAAGAAGTGACCTCCGAATATGAAGACCTACCAACGAAAACGGAAAGAATAAAAGCGATTAAGAAAAACCCTTATTTGAATGCCCTACAGGTAAAGTTTTCTTACGCCCTTACCTGTCATAAATCTCAAGGTGGGCAGTGGGATGCTGTTTTTGTCGATCAAGGCTATCTGACAGAAGAAATGGTAGACCACGAATATATTCGATGGCTCTATACAGCTGTTACACGGGCTACTAAAGAGCTATTTCTCGTCAATTTCCATCCTCGGTTCTATTGA
- a CDS encoding DUF423 domain-containing protein — MTAKTVLIIGGILGALSVGIGAFGAHGLESTLSANGRIETFETGVKYQFYHTFALILLGIIMLNIQSNYFNYASICFIVGIAIFSGSLYTLSLTNMTWLGAITPIGGLSLIMGWVFLILGVGKNG, encoded by the coding sequence ATGACTGCAAAGACAGTATTAATAATTGGTGGCATTTTAGGTGCATTATCGGTAGGAATAGGTGCTTTTGGGGCACATGGACTTGAATCTACATTAAGTGCCAATGGTCGGATTGAAACTTTTGAAACAGGGGTTAAATATCAGTTCTACCACACTTTTGCCTTAATTCTGCTCGGCATTATTATGCTCAATATTCAGAGCAATTATTTCAATTATGCAAGCATTTGTTTCATCGTGGGGATCGCTATTTTTAGTGGCTCATTATATACCTTGAGCTTGACAAATATGACTTGGCTTGGAGCAATAACACCCATCGGTGGCTTGTCCTTAATTATGGGTTGGGTCTTTTTAATTCTCGGCGTAGGGAAAAACGGCTAA
- a CDS encoding YggS family pyridoxal phosphate-dependent enzyme — protein MAIAENIKSFNKLLSPTDTKLIAVSKTKPMEDLLQAYEAEQRHFGENKVQELVTKSEELPKDIMWHMIGHLQRNKVKYIAPFIHLIHAVDSPRLLKEINKQALKNDRVINCLLQVHIAQEESKFGFDETELFEFLNSDELRSLENVKIVGLMGMATNTSNEQQVDQEFKGLRGLFETIKSNISLPNVSMEELSMGMTGDYKIACASGSTMVRIGSAIFGSRNY, from the coding sequence ATGGCAATTGCAGAGAATATAAAAAGCTTCAATAAACTACTTTCTCCTACTGATACAAAGCTTATTGCCGTCAGTAAGACTAAGCCAATGGAGGATTTGTTACAGGCTTATGAAGCAGAACAGCGCCATTTTGGCGAAAATAAAGTTCAAGAGCTAGTGACAAAATCTGAGGAGCTTCCAAAAGATATCATGTGGCATATGATCGGCCATTTGCAGCGGAATAAAGTAAAGTACATTGCACCTTTTATTCACTTGATTCATGCCGTGGATAGCCCAAGGTTATTAAAAGAAATCAACAAGCAGGCGCTGAAAAATGATCGGGTTATTAATTGTCTGCTTCAAGTACACATCGCCCAAGAAGAAAGTAAGTTCGGCTTTGATGAAACTGAGCTTTTCGAATTCCTGAATAGTGATGAATTGAGGTCGCTGGAAAACGTCAAGATTGTAGGGTTGATGGGTATGGCGACAAATACGAGTAATGAACAACAGGTAGATCAAGAATTTAAAGGGTTAAGAGGGCTTTTTGAAACCATAAAGTCGAACATTTCATTACCAAATGTATCGATGGAAGAATTGTCGATGGGTATGACGGGTGACTATAAAATTGCTTGTGCTAGTGGAAGCACAATGGTGCGAATTGGTAGCGCGATTTTCGGGTCAAGAAACTATTAA
- a CDS encoding GH3 family domain-containing protein has product MPIIGSILKKGIKLRETLEQDYTSPYDLQKKELSKLLISARNTQFGREYDFHSVLEKFRSSGPHDFFEQFKANVPVSDYDKMNDDWWRKTRDGEADVSWPGKTKFFALSSGTSGAASKYIPVTKDMTRQIRKTGTRHIYTLSKYDLPDKFFQSGMLMLGGSTALNFSGNYYYGDLSGITTGQLPVWIQGFSRPTPKIKKHKDWETKLEEIVESAPKWNIGMIVGVPAWMTILIERIIKRYGLNNIHDIWPNLEAFVHGGVAFEPYKKSFDKLLGRPIHYIETYLASEGFIAFQDAPNKRSMRLMLNGGIFHEFVPFNEQNFDEDGQIVDNPETLMIDQVEEGKDYALLISTCSGAWRYMIGDTIQFLNKRNSEIIITGRTKHFLSLCGEHLSVDNMNRAIEMASTEFNIGIKEFTVAGVPDGKLFAHHWYIGTDDEVEETALMERIDQCLKELNDDYGVERQHALKNVRLEVLPTEVFYDWLRSEGKEGGQTKFPRVLKKEKLESWTTFVTEQV; this is encoded by the coding sequence ATGCCGATAATTGGATCAATATTAAAGAAAGGTATCAAGCTTCGTGAGACATTGGAGCAAGACTACACTTCCCCGTACGATTTACAGAAAAAGGAGCTTTCTAAGCTATTGATCAGTGCACGCAATACACAATTCGGTCGAGAATACGACTTTCATAGCGTTTTAGAAAAATTCAGGAGTTCAGGTCCACACGATTTCTTTGAGCAGTTTAAAGCTAATGTTCCAGTTTCGGATTATGATAAAATGAACGATGATTGGTGGCGTAAAACTCGAGACGGCGAAGCAGATGTGAGTTGGCCAGGCAAGACTAAGTTTTTTGCTTTAAGTTCTGGTACATCAGGGGCAGCGTCTAAATATATTCCCGTAACTAAGGATATGACCCGCCAAATCCGTAAAACAGGAACAAGGCATATTTACACCCTTTCGAAGTACGATTTGCCAGATAAATTCTTTCAGTCTGGTATGCTTATGCTTGGTGGAAGTACAGCGCTAAATTTTTCTGGAAACTACTATTACGGCGACCTCAGTGGGATCACCACAGGTCAACTGCCAGTTTGGATACAAGGCTTTTCTAGACCAACACCAAAAATCAAGAAACATAAAGATTGGGAAACCAAGCTTGAAGAAATTGTAGAGTCTGCACCCAAATGGAATATCGGTATGATTGTAGGTGTGCCAGCTTGGATGACGATCTTGATAGAGCGAATTATTAAGCGTTATGGCTTGAATAATATCCATGACATTTGGCCAAACTTAGAGGCCTTTGTACATGGAGGAGTCGCTTTTGAGCCATATAAAAAGAGTTTTGATAAGTTACTAGGGCGCCCGATTCATTATATCGAGACATATTTAGCTTCTGAAGGTTTTATCGCTTTTCAGGATGCTCCTAATAAGCGATCCATGCGGTTAATGCTCAATGGAGGAATATTCCATGAGTTTGTACCCTTTAATGAGCAAAACTTTGATGAAGATGGGCAGATCGTGGATAATCCTGAAACCCTGATGATCGATCAAGTCGAAGAAGGAAAGGATTATGCGCTTCTTATTTCCACTTGTTCTGGTGCTTGGCGCTACATGATAGGAGACACTATCCAATTCTTGAATAAGCGTAACTCAGAAATTATCATCACAGGAAGAACAAAACATTTCTTAAGTCTCTGTGGTGAGCATTTATCGGTCGATAATATGAATAGAGCCATAGAAATGGCTTCGACTGAATTCAATATCGGAATAAAGGAATTCACTGTGGCAGGTGTTCCTGATGGTAAACTCTTTGCCCATCACTGGTATATCGGTACCGATGATGAGGTCGAGGAAACTGCCTTAATGGAGAGAATCGATCAGTGTTTAAAAGAACTTAATGACGATTATGGAGTTGAACGTCAGCATGCATTGAAAAATGTGAGACTTGAGGTACTACCAACTGAGGTTTTCTATGACTGGCTTAGATCCGAAGGTAAAGAGGGTGGTCAAACCAAATTTCCCCGTGTACTAAAGAAAGAAAAATTAGAGAGTTGGACGACTTTTGTGACGGAGCAAGTCTAG
- a CDS encoding LysE family translocator, which produces MDIIINGLLYGLLLCVLIGPVFFALIQNSIEKGFFSGFFMAVGIALSDSIYIVVTYLGVSQFVDNPSFNMWLGGIGGTIMLVFGFVYLLKPIPTKGLKQLHAEETKWFQQIVKGFALNGINPFVLIFWIGIMSKVTLDMAYNTNQAIYFFIVVIATVFSVDVLKAHFAVKLSQIVTPRFMKIMNRVVGVALIVFSLRLFNFVLEGYDIHLF; this is translated from the coding sequence ATGGATATAATCATTAATGGCTTACTTTATGGATTGCTGCTGTGCGTTTTAATCGGTCCAGTCTTTTTCGCATTGATTCAAAACTCTATTGAAAAAGGGTTTTTCTCTGGATTTTTTATGGCAGTTGGGATCGCGCTCAGCGATAGTATCTACATTGTGGTCACTTATCTAGGTGTATCCCAATTCGTCGATAATCCATCATTCAATATGTGGCTAGGTGGCATAGGAGGTACAATTATGCTCGTATTTGGGTTCGTGTACCTATTGAAACCTATTCCCACCAAAGGGTTGAAACAATTGCATGCCGAAGAGACCAAATGGTTTCAACAGATTGTAAAAGGATTCGCGTTAAACGGTATTAACCCTTTTGTACTCATTTTCTGGATAGGTATTATGAGCAAAGTCACGTTGGATATGGCCTATAATACCAATCAAGCGATCTATTTCTTTATAGTGGTGATTGCTACAGTATTTTCAGTAGATGTACTGAAGGCACATTTTGCGGTAAAGCTAAGCCAGATTGTGACCCCAAGGTTTATGAAAATTATGAATCGCGTGGTAGGCGTAGCCCTCATTGTTTTTAGTCTTAGACTATTCAATTTCGTGTTGGAGGGTTACGACATTCATTTGTTCTAG
- a CDS encoding DUF6992 family protein gives MKKYLLVISIFTLFTFDAVAQTSELTEFNQERLHVNKIGMMVLGGWALGNMATNGVLLRNPSSNEQAHFYRMNIFWNVVNLALAVPGFRHSIITDPSSLSLAETTAEFHQMSKIVLMNAALDVAYITGGYLMREMAKTRPNKQDILRGYGKSLILQGGFLLAFDAVLFLALQSKSKGLTSLLDKVTITPESVGLVFRF, from the coding sequence ATGAAGAAGTACCTACTCGTCATTTCCATTTTCACCCTATTTACGTTTGATGCCGTAGCACAAACTTCCGAATTGACGGAGTTTAACCAAGAGCGCTTGCATGTCAATAAAATCGGAATGATGGTTTTAGGAGGCTGGGCGTTGGGTAATATGGCGACTAATGGAGTGCTACTAAGAAACCCCTCTTCAAATGAGCAAGCCCATTTCTACAGAATGAATATTTTCTGGAATGTAGTGAACTTAGCCCTAGCGGTACCTGGTTTCAGGCATTCCATCATCACAGATCCGTCGTCTCTCTCGCTGGCAGAAACAACGGCTGAGTTTCATCAAATGAGCAAGATAGTGCTCATGAATGCCGCGCTTGACGTGGCATATATTACAGGAGGTTATCTCATGCGGGAAATGGCTAAAACTCGACCTAATAAGCAAGATATATTGCGTGGGTATGGAAAGTCATTGATACTTCAAGGAGGCTTTCTACTCGCCTTCGATGCCGTCTTATTTCTTGCCCTTCAATCAAAGAGTAAAGGGTTGACCAGTTTGTTAGATAAAGTGACAATTACGCCAGAAAGCGTTGGATTAGTCTTTAGGTTTTAG
- a CDS encoding vWA domain-containing protein translates to MLDQTLYKWYSLEWFTPTAFKSFDWEFFFVLYAIPLVLLLFVMKWLIGSKIKQKLPVALPKKELSKHWTSYLRFIPNALMALALILLLTALARPQRTNEQVEQWSEGIDIALVIDISESMQIEDFKPNRLEAAKRTARTFIEGRQQDRIGLVIFSGDAYSLSPLTTDYELLYKFIEEEIDFNKIENRGTAIGSAIAVGTNRMRESEAASKVMILLSDGDNTAGNIDPITAAELAAAYDIKIYTIGIGKEGKVPFGKDFFGRPNYVENTLDETTLREIAKIGSGQFYRVSDNQALANVFGLIDEYEKAEIKETRYKNTTDFYAIYLSWGIVFFILYLLSKSTFISNILED, encoded by the coding sequence ATGCTTGACCAAACGCTTTATAAATGGTATTCATTGGAGTGGTTCACTCCTACTGCTTTCAAATCATTTGATTGGGAATTCTTCTTTGTACTGTATGCCATTCCACTGGTGCTATTACTTTTTGTAATGAAGTGGCTTATCGGTAGTAAAATAAAACAAAAGCTACCCGTTGCTTTACCTAAAAAGGAGCTTTCGAAGCACTGGACAAGCTACTTAAGGTTTATTCCAAATGCACTTATGGCTTTGGCTTTAATCTTATTACTCACCGCATTGGCCAGACCGCAACGTACCAACGAACAAGTAGAACAATGGTCTGAGGGTATTGATATTGCTTTGGTGATTGATATTTCCGAGTCTATGCAAATCGAGGACTTTAAGCCAAATAGACTTGAAGCGGCGAAACGTACCGCCCGAACCTTTATTGAGGGTAGACAGCAAGACAGAATAGGTCTAGTCATATTCTCCGGCGATGCCTACTCATTGTCGCCGCTCACTACCGATTATGAGTTGTTATATAAGTTTATTGAAGAAGAGATTGACTTCAATAAAATCGAGAATCGCGGAACAGCCATAGGCAGTGCTATTGCAGTTGGCACTAACAGAATGCGGGAGTCTGAAGCTGCCTCAAAAGTGATGATTTTGCTATCAGATGGTGATAATACCGCGGGTAACATCGACCCAATTACCGCCGCTGAATTAGCCGCTGCTTACGACATTAAAATTTATACGATTGGTATAGGCAAAGAAGGTAAGGTGCCGTTTGGAAAAGACTTCTTTGGCAGACCAAATTATGTGGAAAACACACTGGATGAGACAACGCTCCGAGAGATTGCCAAAATAGGGTCTGGGCAGTTTTACCGAGTTTCCGATAACCAAGCACTAGCCAATGTATTCGGTTTAATTGACGAATATGAGAAGGCAGAAATTAAGGAAACACGTTACAAGAATACCACTGATTTTTACGCTATCTACTTGAGTTGGGGTATCGTGTTTTTTATCCTTTACTTGCTCTCGAAAAGTACTTTTATCAGCAATATTTTAGAGGACTAA
- a CDS encoding LapA family protein — MIRRFFGLLVLVTVLISAAHGQDNKPYGYFLKDSVKIGESVVYSLSYKDRKNRKVIFPDSLFDFSPFELLGKDYFDTESDSINSIDSAVYRLATFEIDTVQRLSLPVFLDTGSDSLELFSDIDSIILNQVVTIMPDSVSMAETSAYQPTSLQFNYPYWVVGLVTLGFITLVVLIVWGKELKKRIKLYRLKKQLAKFKLEFDQEIEHLNADTSKMKIESVLKFWKSYMEKLEKIPYTKLTTKELVSIQENGSLEETLKSIDKNIYSPVEVTALQNDFEFLKDYSEDRYNHVTEGIKNA; from the coding sequence GTGATTAGAAGGTTTTTTGGACTCCTAGTATTAGTTACTGTTTTAATAAGTGCTGCCCACGGGCAGGACAATAAGCCCTATGGCTATTTCCTGAAGGATAGTGTGAAAATTGGAGAGTCGGTAGTGTACTCTTTGAGCTATAAAGATCGCAAGAATCGAAAGGTCATTTTTCCTGATTCCTTGTTTGATTTCTCCCCTTTTGAACTTTTGGGGAAAGATTATTTCGACACGGAATCAGATTCAATTAATAGTATTGACAGTGCGGTTTATCGTTTAGCTACATTTGAAATAGACACTGTACAACGTTTAAGTTTACCTGTTTTTCTAGACACAGGTTCCGATAGCCTAGAACTTTTCAGCGACATAGATTCAATTATTTTAAATCAGGTGGTCACCATAATGCCAGATTCGGTAAGTATGGCAGAGACATCAGCATATCAGCCGACTTCATTACAGTTTAATTATCCTTATTGGGTAGTAGGCTTGGTTACACTTGGGTTTATAACGCTAGTGGTATTGATCGTTTGGGGAAAAGAGTTGAAAAAACGGATCAAGCTTTACCGTTTAAAGAAGCAACTCGCCAAGTTCAAATTAGAGTTTGATCAAGAAATTGAACATTTAAATGCAGATACGTCTAAGATGAAAATTGAATCTGTATTGAAGTTCTGGAAAAGCTATATGGAGAAATTGGAAAAGATTCCATACACCAAACTCACTACCAAAGAGCTCGTAAGTATTCAGGAAAATGGTTCATTAGAGGAAACGCTCAAGTCTATCGATAAAAACATTTACAGTCCTGTGGAAGTGACTGCTTTGCAAAACGATTTTGAGTTTTTAAAGGACTATTCGGAAGACAGATATAATCACGTAACGGAGGGAATCAAGAATGCTTGA